Proteins found in one Pantanalinema sp. genomic segment:
- a CDS encoding response regulator transcription factor yields the protein MDDERELLAMLHEWLTHFGYQAKTAASTHEAVSLFKQEAFDVVVTDLKMPGLDGLQLLSLLKELDAGIEVIFLTGQGTMDDAILALRGGRAFDFLQKPLRDLHKLNEVIEQALARRRRKAPTLPAPIVLEALTEREREIVTLLARGLENRAIAERLCLSDKTIKNHLSRIYDKLEVNNRTQAVLLCQQLGVIG from the coding sequence GTGGACGACGAACGCGAGCTGCTCGCGATGCTCCACGAGTGGCTGACCCATTTCGGCTACCAGGCCAAGACCGCCGCAAGCACCCACGAGGCCGTGAGCCTCTTCAAGCAGGAGGCGTTCGACGTCGTCGTGACCGACCTCAAGATGCCCGGGCTCGACGGCTTGCAGCTGCTCTCGCTGCTCAAGGAGCTCGACGCCGGCATCGAGGTGATCTTCCTGACAGGCCAAGGCACCATGGACGACGCCATTCTGGCCCTGCGCGGCGGGCGCGCCTTCGACTTCCTGCAGAAGCCCCTGCGGGACCTGCACAAGCTCAACGAGGTCATCGAGCAGGCCCTGGCGCGCCGCCGGCGCAAGGCACCGACCCTGCCGGCCCCGATCGTGCTCGAGGCGCTTACCGAGCGCGAGCGCGAGATCGTCACCTTGCTCGCCCGCGGGCTCGAAAACCGCGCGATCGCCGAGCGCCTCTGCCTCAGCGACAAGACCATCAAGAACCACCTCTCGCGCATCTACGACAAGCTGGAAGTGAACAACCGTACCCAGGCGGTCCTCCTCTGCCAGCAGCTCGGCGTGATCGGGTAA
- a CDS encoding HAMP domain-containing sensor histidine kinase, protein MPSNDPSAFHLPATEPGTTPDRFLNTVSHGLRSPLMAINVAAQLLSLEATGSLTDAQRRHVERIRTSSLDMHDRVSDLLELSLHHARRVVLHVRPLDLDACAAEAIASIRPQASARGVEVRHAPSTGPSGCMGDAARITHLLRNLLANAVRFTPSGGHVRVSTAPDGPWLRCRVEDTGCGIAPDALETLFEPFYLGREECGDRLGIGLNVCKAILDLHGGTLSVESRLGAGSVFSFTLPRS, encoded by the coding sequence ATGCCGAGCAACGATCCCAGCGCGTTCCACCTCCCGGCGACCGAGCCCGGCACGACTCCGGACCGCTTCCTGAACACGGTCTCGCACGGCCTGCGCTCGCCCCTCATGGCGATCAACGTCGCCGCCCAGCTGCTCTCGCTCGAGGCGACGGGCAGCCTCACCGATGCCCAGCGGCGCCACGTCGAGCGCATCCGCACCAGCTCGCTGGACATGCACGACCGGGTGAGCGACCTGCTCGAGCTCAGCCTCCACCACGCCCGGCGCGTCGTCCTTCACGTGAGGCCCCTCGACCTCGACGCCTGCGCCGCCGAGGCGATCGCGAGCATCCGGCCCCAGGCTTCGGCCCGGGGCGTCGAGGTGAGGCACGCCCCGAGCACCGGGCCCTCCGGGTGCATGGGGGACGCCGCCCGCATCACCCACCTGCTGCGCAACCTTCTGGCCAACGCGGTGCGCTTCACGCCGAGCGGCGGCCACGTGAGGGTCAGCACGGCCCCGGACGGGCCGTGGCTGCGCTGCCGGGTCGAGGACACCGGCTGCGGCATCGCGCCCGACGCGCTCGAGACCCTCTTCGAGCCCTTCTACCTGGGCAGGGAGGAATGCGGCGATCGCCTGGGGATCGGCCTCAACGTCTGCAAGGCCATTCTGGACCTTCACGGGGGCACCCTCTCGGTCGAGAGCCGGCTTGGGGCGGGCAGCGTCTTCAGCTTCACCCTCCCGCGCTCGTAG
- a CDS encoding porin yields the protein MKHAMPVLAALSVLVAAPAWAQAPAPEKAPSITSNQGPGGRAITSFDRRAQSRVGGYFDNEFSLPLDGKDSTFRQHRLILQASSYLHENLFFNTEIEYEYGGQINANTKDGELKIEQAWADYRINDALSLRGGVVLVPFGIVNVLHDSDVRETTNRPLMADKVVPSTWMDTGAGFHGFVYPTEDMQVSYEAYVTNGLSDKISADKGLKDARPSFKKDNNGNKAVSGRLSVSPWLGLDLGLSGYRGVYDANRNLSMLGADTTLSLGPVEILGEYANVQSEGGTFAADATQPTVLTSIPGTMEGYYVEGRYRFFPEILHGTFMGREGGFPQASMALVGRYGQASTDKANPGTKNDQTEYLVGLNYRPIQTFVTKLEYQRLADPIGGNKDAIWSSIAVGF from the coding sequence ATGAAACATGCCATGCCCGTTCTCGCCGCCCTCAGCGTCCTGGTTGCCGCCCCCGCCTGGGCGCAGGCCCCCGCGCCCGAAAAGGCCCCGAGCATCACCTCCAACCAGGGCCCCGGCGGCCGCGCGATCACCTCCTTCGACCGACGCGCCCAGTCGCGGGTCGGGGGTTACTTCGACAACGAGTTCAGCCTGCCCCTCGACGGCAAGGACAGCACCTTCCGGCAGCACCGCCTGATCCTCCAGGCGTCCAGCTACCTGCACGAGAACCTCTTCTTCAACACCGAGATCGAGTACGAGTACGGCGGCCAGATCAACGCCAACACCAAGGACGGCGAGCTCAAGATCGAGCAGGCCTGGGCCGACTACCGCATCAACGACGCCCTCTCCCTGCGCGGCGGCGTGGTCCTCGTCCCCTTCGGCATCGTCAACGTCCTCCACGACTCGGACGTGCGCGAGACGACCAACCGTCCCCTGATGGCCGACAAGGTCGTGCCCAGCACCTGGATGGACACCGGCGCCGGCTTCCACGGCTTCGTCTATCCCACCGAGGACATGCAGGTCTCGTACGAGGCCTACGTGACCAACGGCCTCAGCGACAAGATCAGCGCCGACAAGGGTCTCAAGGACGCCCGCCCCAGCTTCAAGAAGGACAACAACGGCAACAAGGCCGTGTCGGGCCGCCTCTCCGTCAGCCCCTGGCTCGGTCTCGATCTCGGCCTGAGCGGTTACCGCGGGGTGTACGACGCCAACCGCAACCTGAGCATGCTGGGCGCCGACACCACCCTCTCGCTCGGCCCCGTCGAGATCCTCGGCGAGTACGCCAACGTCCAGAGCGAGGGCGGCACCTTCGCCGCCGACGCCACCCAGCCCACCGTCCTCACGTCCATCCCGGGCACCATGGAGGGCTACTACGTCGAGGGCCGCTATCGCTTCTTCCCCGAGATCCTGCACGGCACCTTCATGGGGCGCGAGGGCGGCTTCCCGCAGGCCAGCATGGCCCTGGTGGGGCGCTATGGCCAGGCGAGCACCGACAAGGCGAACCCCGGCACGAAGAACGACCAGACCGAGTACCTGGTGGGCCTCAACTACCGCCCCATCCAGACCTTCGTGACCAAGCTCGAGTACCAGCGCCTGGCCGATCCGATCGGCGGCAACAAGGACGCCATCTGGAGCTCGATCGCGGTCGGCTTCTAG
- the nuoL gene encoding NADH-quinone oxidoreductase subunit L, which yields MESHTTNLLLWVPLLPLLGAIFNGLLTLFYAKSEHGAPRGLVSAVAVGAPLLAFFVALKLFFELKGMGEESRLMIQHVATWMQAGQLDVGIDFMLDPLSAVMILTVTFIGTLIHLYSVGYMSHDRGFSRYFTYLNLFTFSMLVLVLGKNLPIMFVGWEGVGVCSYLLIGFWFSDIKKANAGNKAFITNRVGDFGFLLGIFFLFVYTMNHGGATLDFVGLKAFFEALPKGEALTVTVATTAALLLFIGAMGKSAQVPLHVWLADAMAGPTPVSALIHAATMVTAGVYMVARCNFIFSLSPLAQTVVASIGALTALFAATIALTQSDIKRVLAYSTVSQLGYMFVGVGIGAYGAGMFHVFTHAFFKALLFLGAGSVIHAMHEEQDLWKMGGLRSKMPITFATMGIATLAIAGIPPLAGFFSKDEILWHAFGHHHYVIYGVLLLTAGITAYYMFRMLFLAFFGTPRDKHRVEHAHESPWVMALPLVVLCIGTVVVGFLGVPHVLGGHNLFGEWLAPVVGHAEIEGFSAGFELGMMALSVLVAAIGIGVAYARYGKAVPATEPTRTAWWDVLKNKYFIDELIEAVLIKPLRFIASVLLYKGAEENGIDKAVNETPRLYAGISGAVRTLQNGLIRSYALMMLVGAALIAVYYLLKFDTLH from the coding sequence ATGGAATCACACACCACCAACTTGCTACTCTGGGTGCCGCTGCTGCCGCTCCTCGGCGCGATCTTCAACGGCCTGTTGACCCTCTTCTACGCCAAGTCCGAGCACGGCGCCCCCAGGGGGCTCGTCTCGGCGGTCGCCGTCGGCGCCCCGCTCTTGGCCTTCTTCGTCGCCCTCAAGCTCTTCTTCGAGCTCAAGGGCATGGGCGAGGAGTCCCGCCTCATGATCCAGCACGTGGCCACCTGGATGCAGGCCGGTCAGCTGGACGTGGGCATCGACTTCATGCTCGACCCGCTCTCGGCGGTCATGATCCTGACGGTCACCTTCATCGGGACCCTCATCCACCTGTACTCGGTGGGCTACATGAGCCACGACCGCGGCTTCTCGCGCTACTTCACCTACCTGAACCTCTTCACCTTCTCGATGCTGGTGCTGGTGCTCGGCAAGAACCTGCCGATCATGTTCGTGGGCTGGGAGGGCGTGGGCGTCTGCTCGTACCTCCTGATCGGCTTCTGGTTCTCGGACATCAAGAAGGCGAACGCCGGCAACAAGGCGTTCATCACCAACCGCGTGGGCGACTTCGGCTTCCTGCTCGGTATCTTCTTCCTGTTCGTCTACACCATGAACCACGGCGGGGCGACCCTCGACTTCGTGGGCCTCAAGGCCTTCTTCGAGGCGCTGCCCAAGGGCGAGGCGCTGACCGTCACGGTGGCGACCACCGCGGCGCTGCTGCTGTTCATCGGCGCCATGGGCAAGAGCGCCCAGGTGCCCCTGCACGTGTGGCTCGCTGACGCGATGGCCGGCCCCACCCCGGTCTCGGCCCTGATCCACGCCGCGACGATGGTCACGGCGGGCGTCTACATGGTCGCGCGCTGCAACTTCATCTTCAGCCTGAGCCCGCTGGCCCAGACGGTCGTGGCCTCGATCGGCGCCCTCACGGCGCTGTTCGCGGCCACCATCGCCCTGACCCAGTCCGACATCAAGCGCGTGCTCGCCTACTCGACGGTCTCGCAGCTCGGCTACATGTTCGTCGGCGTGGGCATCGGCGCCTACGGCGCCGGCATGTTCCACGTGTTCACCCACGCCTTCTTCAAGGCACTGCTGTTCCTCGGCGCGGGCTCGGTCATCCACGCCATGCACGAGGAGCAGGACCTCTGGAAGATGGGCGGCCTTCGTTCCAAGATGCCCATCACCTTCGCGACCATGGGCATCGCGACGCTCGCCATCGCGGGCATCCCGCCCCTGGCCGGGTTCTTCTCGAAGGACGAGATCCTCTGGCACGCCTTCGGCCACCATCACTACGTCATCTATGGCGTGCTGCTGCTGACCGCGGGGATCACCGCCTACTACATGTTCCGCATGCTGTTCCTGGCGTTCTTCGGAACGCCCCGCGACAAGCACCGCGTGGAGCATGCCCACGAGAGCCCCTGGGTCATGGCCCTGCCGCTGGTGGTGCTGTGCATCGGCACCGTGGTGGTCGGCTTCCTCGGGGTTCCCCACGTCCTGGGCGGTCACAACCTGTTCGGCGAGTGGCTCGCGCCGGTCGTCGGGCATGCCGAGATCGAAGGTTTCTCGGCCGGCTTCGAGCTCGGCATGATGGCCCTCTCGGTCCTGGTCGCCGCCATCGGCATCGGCGTCGCCTATGCCCGCTACGGCAAGGCCGTCCCCGCCACCGAGCCCACCCGCACCGCCTGGTGGGACGTTCTCAAGAACAAGTACTTCATCGACGAGCTCATCGAGGCCGTCCTCATCAAGCCCCTGCGCTTCATTGCGTCGGTGCTGCTCTACAAGGGCGCCGAGGAGAACGGCATCGACAAGGCGGTCAACGAGACGCCGCGGCTCTACGCGGGGATCTCGGGCGCGGTCCGGACGTTGCAGAACGGCCTGATCCGCTCCTACGCCCTGATGATGCTCGTCGGGGCGGCCCTCATCGCCGTGTACTACCTCTTGAAGTTCGACACGCTGCATTAA
- a CDS encoding FAD:protein FMN transferase — translation MRSRASRALGLVLFGLSLVVPGLPAAAQEDGFRTQVRYAMGTLWTIEARGPGVDEAMERAFTEVKRLDGCLSTYRPESELSRVNRGAARGWVGVSAETLALLRRSLSYAEQSGGAFDPTVAPLVRAWGFKYLDYRMPDEAAIARARAKVGYRGVRLDPRRGVRFERPGMELDLGAIAKGYAVDRALAVLRANGAIAARVDAGGNQGVWGPPEVGEAWSFGIKHPREEGEVLGVVPLKAGGVSTSGDAERGFWKDGVRYGHVVDPATGRPVQGRLSVTVVAPTAEEADALSTTLYVLGPERGRAYLANHPGAAALYVLPRSQQGAFAIEKDARFPWLSWGD, via the coding sequence ATGAGGAGCCGCGCCTCGCGGGCCCTCGGGCTTGTCCTCTTCGGCCTGTCGCTCGTGGTCCCAGGCCTGCCCGCTGCGGCGCAGGAGGACGGCTTCCGCACGCAGGTCCGCTACGCCATGGGCACCCTCTGGACCATCGAGGCGCGCGGCCCCGGGGTGGATGAAGCGATGGAGCGGGCCTTTACCGAGGTGAAGCGCCTGGACGGGTGTCTCAGCACCTACCGGCCGGAAAGCGAGCTCTCGCGGGTCAACCGCGGGGCGGCGCGCGGCTGGGTGGGCGTCAGCGCCGAGACACTCGCCCTCTTGCGGCGCTCGCTCTCCTACGCCGAGCAGAGCGGCGGTGCCTTCGATCCCACGGTCGCTCCGCTGGTCCGGGCGTGGGGCTTCAAGTACCTGGACTACCGCATGCCTGATGAGGCCGCCATCGCCCGGGCCCGCGCCAAGGTGGGCTACCGGGGCGTCCGGCTCGATCCGAGGCGCGGGGTTCGCTTCGAGCGGCCCGGCATGGAGCTCGATCTCGGGGCGATCGCGAAGGGCTACGCCGTGGACCGGGCCCTGGCGGTGCTCCGGGCGAACGGGGCGATCGCCGCCCGGGTGGACGCGGGGGGCAACCAGGGCGTCTGGGGGCCGCCGGAGGTGGGCGAGGCGTGGTCCTTCGGGATCAAGCACCCCCGCGAGGAGGGCGAGGTGCTCGGGGTCGTGCCGCTGAAGGCGGGGGGCGTCTCCACCTCGGGGGATGCGGAGCGCGGCTTCTGGAAGGACGGGGTGCGCTACGGCCACGTGGTGGATCCCGCCACGGGGAGGCCGGTGCAGGGCCGGCTGAGCGTCACGGTCGTCGCCCCCACCGCCGAGGAGGCCGACGCCCTGTCCACGACCCTGTACGTCCTGGGCCCCGAGCGGGGCAGGGCGTATCTGGCGAATCACCCCGGGGCCGCGGCGCTCTACGTCCTGCCCCGGAGCCAGCAGGGAGCCTTTGCGATCGAGAAGGACGCGCGCTTCCCCTGGTTGTCATGGGGCGACTGA
- a CDS encoding NADH-quinone oxidoreductase subunit M — MDQNVLSILIFLPVVAALGLMLMPSSSEKGIKGFAMVAALINAALALSLLGTFDPAKAGYQFEVNAPWLPSAGISYHLGIDGISLVLVVLTAVLTPVALLASWNLIKDRVRGYYAWMLLFSAGMIGAVTALDMFLFYVFFELMLIPAFFLIGLWGGEGRVKATVKFVVYTLVGSLFLFVAILYLAVRHQATTGTWSFQLADLMATPLAGSAMVWAFLAFALAFAIKSGLFPFHTWAPDTYVAAPAPVTFLVSGIMGKIGVYGFIRFAVPLFPEAARSAQPYLMGLALIGLIYAAWIALAQTDIKRLLAYSSVSHMAVILLGVFALDQHAWTGAVFMFMAHALATGGLFLLVGMLAERKGTSIADFGGIAKAMPFLTTVFVLVTMASVGLPGLNGFIGEFMILLGTYASHNVIGVVATTSVIWGACYMLWMVSRTFFGEEPKQAKPLADLSLREALVIVPIALVIVYTGFVPQPVLSRIDASVQAVLGPVNATVKAATAEPAATEGDHHAGGH; from the coding sequence ATGGACCAGAACGTATTGTCGATCCTGATCTTCCTGCCGGTCGTCGCGGCGCTGGGCCTCATGCTCATGCCTTCGTCGTCGGAAAAGGGGATCAAGGGATTCGCGATGGTGGCCGCGCTCATTAACGCGGCCCTGGCGCTCTCGCTCCTGGGCACCTTCGACCCGGCCAAGGCCGGCTACCAGTTCGAAGTCAACGCGCCCTGGCTGCCGAGCGCCGGCATCTCCTACCACCTCGGCATCGACGGCATCAGCCTGGTGCTGGTCGTCCTGACGGCCGTGCTCACCCCGGTGGCGCTGCTGGCCTCCTGGAACCTGATCAAGGACCGGGTGAGGGGCTACTATGCCTGGATGCTGCTCTTCTCGGCGGGCATGATCGGCGCGGTCACCGCGCTCGACATGTTCCTCTTCTACGTCTTCTTCGAGCTGATGCTCATCCCGGCGTTCTTCCTCATCGGCCTCTGGGGCGGTGAGGGCCGGGTCAAGGCGACGGTCAAGTTCGTCGTCTACACCTTAGTCGGTTCGCTTTTCCTGTTCGTGGCCATCCTCTACCTCGCGGTCCGGCACCAGGCGACGACCGGCACCTGGAGCTTCCAGCTCGCCGATCTGATGGCCACCCCGCTGGCGGGGTCTGCCATGGTCTGGGCGTTCCTGGCCTTCGCCCTCGCCTTCGCGATCAAGAGCGGCCTCTTCCCGTTCCACACCTGGGCCCCCGACACCTACGTGGCGGCGCCCGCTCCGGTCACCTTCCTGGTGAGCGGCATCATGGGCAAGATCGGCGTCTACGGCTTCATCCGCTTCGCGGTGCCCCTCTTCCCCGAGGCCGCCAGGAGCGCCCAGCCCTACCTGATGGGCCTCGCGCTCATCGGTCTGATCTACGCGGCCTGGATCGCGCTGGCCCAGACCGACATCAAGCGCCTGCTCGCCTACAGCTCGGTCTCGCACATGGCGGTGATCCTGCTCGGCGTCTTCGCCCTGGACCAGCACGCCTGGACCGGCGCGGTGTTCATGTTCATGGCCCACGCGCTGGCGACCGGCGGCCTGTTCCTGCTGGTCGGCATGCTCGCCGAGCGCAAGGGCACCTCGATCGCCGACTTCGGCGGGATCGCCAAGGCGATGCCCTTCTTGACCACCGTCTTCGTCCTCGTGACGATGGCCTCGGTCGGCCTGCCGGGCCTCAACGGCTTCATCGGCGAGTTCATGATCCTGCTGGGCACCTACGCCAGCCACAACGTGATCGGCGTGGTCGCGACCACCTCGGTCATCTGGGGCGCCTGCTACATGCTGTGGATGGTCTCTCGGACCTTCTTCGGCGAGGAGCCGAAGCAAGCCAAGCCGCTCGCGGACCTCTCGCTGCGCGAGGCCCTCGTCATCGTTCCCATCGCGCTCGTCATCGTCTACACGGGCTTCGTGCCCCAGCCGGTGCTCTCGCGAATCGACGCCTCGGTCCAGGCCGTGCTGGGTCCCGTCAACGCGACCGTCAAGGCCGCCACGGCGGAGCCTGCGGCGACCGAAGGCGATCACCACGCCGGAGGGCACTAA
- a CDS encoding PepSY domain-containing protein: protein MTRTMLTLHRWLGLVAGVMILIAAFTAIGLNHQDAWRRTPQAAAASSPFQKYVLSTAVDPSDSRRVLVGTADGLFRSLDGGSTWEEAVLPVPAEQVGTILFDPGRAGVVYLALRSIGVFRSEDHGDIWEELILPFYPPEGTQVAGLSLDGEGRLSIASTDGLYRQASPAGVWERVGKAAARPEDGKGFTQLVYDLHDGRFWGTYGVPVTDAVSVALIGLVLSGYLLYFGRLVRVRLGRLRAARLARDKAREPLVSP, encoded by the coding sequence ATGACCCGCACCATGCTGACCCTGCACCGCTGGCTCGGCCTCGTGGCCGGGGTGATGATCCTGATCGCCGCTTTCACGGCGATCGGCCTCAACCACCAGGACGCTTGGCGTCGAACGCCCCAGGCGGCTGCGGCCAGCTCGCCCTTCCAGAAGTACGTCCTCTCGACCGCCGTGGATCCGTCGGATTCGCGGCGCGTCCTGGTCGGCACCGCAGATGGCCTGTTTCGCTCGCTGGACGGGGGCTCGACCTGGGAGGAGGCCGTGCTGCCCGTCCCCGCCGAGCAGGTGGGGACCATCCTCTTCGATCCCGGCCGAGCGGGGGTGGTCTACCTGGCGCTTCGCTCCATCGGGGTCTTCCGCTCCGAGGACCACGGCGACATCTGGGAGGAGCTGATCCTTCCCTTCTACCCCCCGGAGGGCACCCAGGTGGCGGGGCTCTCCCTCGATGGCGAGGGGCGCCTTTCGATCGCGAGCACCGACGGCCTCTACCGCCAGGCTTCCCCCGCCGGGGTGTGGGAGCGCGTGGGCAAGGCCGCCGCGCGTCCCGAGGACGGCAAGGGCTTCACGCAGCTGGTTTACGACCTGCACGACGGCCGCTTCTGGGGGACCTACGGGGTGCCCGTCACCGACGCGGTCTCGGTCGCCTTGATCGGGCTGGTGCTTAGCGGGTACCTGCTCTACTTCGGGCGCCTCGTCCGGGTGCGCCTGGGACGCCTGCGGGCCGCGCGCCTAGCCCGCGACAAGGCCCGCGAGCCGCTGGTCTCGCCATGA
- a CDS encoding NADH-quinone oxidoreductase subunit N gives MMNMEIHWLSILPIIIVMVTGLGLTFLRTPALLGGLSLSALALAAMVSGVDLVQSPAGFKRVLFHGVVTFDAYSHFFTLLLIGCAALTLVAAWAYFPREKMAQSEVYSLLMLSLSGMLILPAATHLIAVFIAIEIMSIAIYALVGARRMDMKSNESSLKYFLLGSFASGIILYGIALTYGAAGSIQFDALRDFAASPDPARLPLFIAGIAMLVIGFGFKVAAAPFHAWTPDVYEGAPAPITGFMATAVKAASFAFILRTMAVAFLPVKAEWVEVVAALAVVTMFTGNILAFVQGNIKRMLAYSSIAHTGYMMMGLTALSNQEGAYAGAAILYYLVAYCLTNIALFAAIGFVSKQGEKLVEIEDLAGLGAKFPGLSLVIAICMASLIGIPPTAGFFGKYFLFSAVIQQGYAWLAVIGIINSILSVYYYLRVVVVMYFKEPRADWSDMTGLVPVRIVGVFCAVMIVWAGVGATSLLYLVPGAQPLMAWAKTSVASLF, from the coding sequence ATGATGAACATGGAAATCCACTGGCTCTCGATCCTGCCCATCATCATCGTCATGGTGACGGGCCTGGGCCTCACCTTCCTGCGGACCCCCGCGCTGCTGGGCGGGCTTTCCCTCTCGGCCCTGGCGCTCGCCGCCATGGTCTCGGGCGTGGACCTGGTCCAGAGCCCGGCGGGCTTCAAGCGCGTCCTCTTCCACGGGGTCGTGACCTTCGACGCCTACAGCCACTTCTTCACCCTGCTGCTGATCGGCTGTGCCGCGCTCACCCTGGTGGCGGCGTGGGCCTACTTCCCTCGCGAGAAGATGGCCCAGAGCGAGGTCTACTCCCTGCTCATGCTCAGCCTGAGCGGGATGCTGATCCTGCCGGCGGCGACCCACCTGATCGCGGTCTTCATCGCGATCGAGATCATGTCGATCGCCATCTATGCCCTCGTCGGCGCCCGCCGCATGGACATGAAGAGCAACGAGTCGTCGCTCAAGTACTTCCTGCTGGGCTCCTTCGCCTCGGGCATCATCCTCTACGGCATCGCCTTGACCTACGGTGCGGCGGGCTCGATCCAGTTCGACGCCCTGCGCGACTTCGCGGCCAGCCCCGATCCCGCCAGGCTGCCGCTCTTCATCGCGGGCATCGCGATGCTCGTCATCGGCTTCGGCTTCAAGGTCGCGGCGGCTCCGTTCCACGCCTGGACCCCCGACGTGTACGAGGGCGCTCCGGCGCCGATCACCGGCTTCATGGCGACCGCGGTCAAGGCGGCCTCGTTCGCCTTCATCCTCCGCACCATGGCGGTCGCCTTCCTGCCCGTCAAGGCCGAGTGGGTGGAGGTGGTGGCGGCCCTGGCCGTGGTCACCATGTTCACCGGCAACATCCTGGCCTTCGTCCAGGGCAACATCAAGCGCATGCTGGCCTACTCCAGCATCGCTCACACCGGCTACATGATGATGGGCCTCACCGCCCTGTCGAACCAGGAGGGCGCCTACGCCGGTGCCGCGATCCTCTACTACCTGGTCGCCTACTGCCTGACGAATATCGCCCTCTTCGCGGCGATCGGCTTCGTCAGCAAGCAGGGCGAGAAGCTGGTCGAGATCGAGGACCTCGCGGGCCTCGGCGCCAAGTTCCCCGGCCTCTCGCTGGTGATCGCCATCTGCATGGCGAGCCTGATCGGGATCCCGCCCACGGCGGGCTTCTTCGGGAAGTACTTCCTGTTCAGCGCCGTCATCCAGCAGGGCTACGCCTGGCTCGCCGTGATCGGCATCATCAACTCGATCCTCTCGGTCTACTACTACCTGCGGGTGGTCGTGGTGATGTACTTCAAGGAGCCCCGGGCGGACTGGTCCGACATGACCGGCCTGGTGCCCGTCCGGATCGTGGGCGTCTTCTGCGCCGTGATGATCGTGTGGGCCGGCGTCGGCGCCACCAGCCTCCTGTACCTGGTCCCGGGGGCGCAGCCCCTGATGGCCTGGGCCAAGACCTCGGTCGCCAGCCTCTTCTAG
- a CDS encoding FMN-binding protein — protein sequence MRIALPLVAFAAIATALPAFAEEEVPQLYEQVYLTKEQALKIALPQGDPVVKREYAPRPEERKRIERRLGRKVTEDSFAVYQSTSGGKPSGYAMILDEQGKYYPMTFVVGLKPDGSVRDVAIMVYRERRGDDVKRRRFLNQFQGKTAEDPLMVNRDIIHLTGATVSSWSVAAGVKKAVVIVDELTHAH from the coding sequence ATGAGGATTGCATTGCCGCTCGTCGCGTTCGCGGCGATCGCGACGGCCCTGCCGGCCTTCGCGGAAGAAGAGGTCCCCCAGCTCTACGAGCAGGTCTACCTGACCAAGGAGCAGGCCCTCAAGATCGCCTTGCCCCAGGGTGACCCGGTGGTGAAGCGGGAGTACGCCCCTCGCCCCGAGGAGCGCAAGCGGATCGAGCGCCGCCTGGGCCGCAAGGTCACCGAGGACTCGTTCGCGGTCTACCAGAGCACGAGCGGCGGCAAGCCCTCCGGTTACGCCATGATCCTGGACGAGCAGGGGAAGTACTACCCCATGACCTTCGTGGTCGGTCTCAAGCCGGACGGCAGCGTCCGCGACGTGGCCATCATGGTGTACCGGGAGCGGCGCGGCGACGACGTCAAGCGTCGCCGCTTCCTCAACCAGTTCCAGGGCAAGACGGCCGAGGACCCGCTGATGGTCAACCGGGACATCATCCACCTGACGGGCGCGACGGTCTCGTCCTGGTCGGTCGCAGCCGGGGTCAAGAAGGCCGTCGTGATCGTCGACGAGCTGACGCATGCGCACTAA